One stretch of Cervus canadensis isolate Bull #8, Minnesota chromosome 5, ASM1932006v1, whole genome shotgun sequence DNA includes these proteins:
- the BBLN gene encoding bublin coiled-coil protein: MSGPNGDLGTPVEAGAEGEEEGFGEAEYAAINSMLDQINSCLDHLEEKNDHLHARLQELLESNRQTRLEFQQQLGETPSDANP; the protein is encoded by the exons ATGTCGGGCCCCAACGGGGACCTGGGCACGCCGGTGGAGGCGGGCGCGGAAGGCGAGGAAGAGGGCTTCGGGGAAGCAG aATACGCTGCCATCAACTCCATGTTGGACCAGATCAACTCCTGTCTGGACCACCTGGAGGAGAAGAATGACCACctccatgcccgcctccaggaaCTGCTTGAATCCAACCGGCAGACTCGCCTTGAGTTCCAGCAGCAGCTTGGGGAGACCCCTAGTGATGCCAACCCCTAG